From Acidipropionibacterium acidipropionici, one genomic window encodes:
- a CDS encoding right-handed parallel beta-helix repeat-containing protein — protein MAATGGSYSASPSTAGSVSGGTASLVSPAPGGTAAMSLNSVKALDAVSRIDVTLPTLPSGSSRAYIRHFLRGTSATSYATMLMVGPDGSSSVILERLRNGAETKFSEVPGPRLTAGKAFSLQISAVGTNPVRLGAKVWAAGAAEPSAWSALATDAAAERVTVAGPAGVTLYASKSGSVTPVRFDNLLTASTTTAPSNTPAPTPTPTPVLTDYPGQRLQAGAIAPGKQSYSVPATARYVATTGSDANTGTQASPFRTISAATKAAGAGGTVVVRGGVYHEQVLIYPHDRLTVEAYPGEAVWLDGSEPVSGWVRSGSVWVRSGWTSFFDASPTYTKGAPDSTVENWQWINAKYPMASHPDQIWVDGAALTQVASRDAVTAGTFYVDESADQLVMGTDPTGRKVEASTLAEAMSIRSKDSLIRGIGVRRYATSVPMMGTVSTYFSGVTLENVTIADNATTGLFIGATGASLKNVTVRNNGLMGIGGNKADGLTAHSVLSVGNNSQHFNTAPVSGAFKITTSRNITVTDSAFINNSGNGPWFDESVYNVTFTHNDVVGNLGTGLVFELSDRMIAADNTFINNGDDAVAIMNSGNATIWNNTIAGNGGGIDITQDSRRASDLSLPGHDKRQPLPDPTVPWIVTNVSVANNVVSQSAGEYLLRVADWSREFTGGQMISQSEGNLFHRASATTPTYVTVWSPQAGAGSKGYPTWDAYRAATGLDASSLLVTGASPLTSAYRLTSQYASRASSSLPVTAEVAAAAPRLTAGARVLGASTGD, from the coding sequence ATGGCCGCCACCGGCGGCAGCTACTCGGCCTCCCCGAGCACCGCCGGATCGGTGAGCGGCGGGACGGCCTCCCTGGTGAGCCCCGCCCCCGGCGGTACGGCGGCGATGTCTCTGAACTCAGTCAAGGCGCTCGACGCCGTCAGCCGTATCGACGTCACCCTGCCGACCCTGCCCTCCGGCAGCAGCAGGGCGTACATCCGGCACTTCCTGCGGGGCACCTCGGCCACGTCCTACGCCACCATGCTGATGGTCGGCCCCGACGGGTCCAGCAGCGTGATCCTCGAACGCCTCCGCAACGGGGCGGAGACGAAGTTCTCCGAGGTCCCCGGCCCCAGGCTCACGGCCGGCAAAGCCTTCAGCCTCCAGATCTCGGCGGTCGGCACCAACCCGGTGCGGCTCGGTGCCAAGGTCTGGGCTGCCGGCGCCGCCGAACCGTCGGCCTGGTCGGCGCTGGCCACTGATGCCGCCGCGGAGAGGGTCACCGTCGCCGGCCCGGCGGGGGTGACGCTCTACGCGTCGAAGTCCGGGTCGGTGACGCCGGTGCGATTCGACAACCTCCTCACGGCGTCGACGACCACTGCCCCGTCGAACACCCCGGCACCCACCCCCACACCCACGCCCGTCCTGACCGACTACCCGGGCCAGCGCCTCCAGGCAGGGGCGATCGCACCCGGCAAGCAGTCCTACAGCGTCCCGGCAACAGCCAGGTACGTCGCAACGACCGGTTCAGACGCCAACACCGGCACCCAGGCGAGCCCGTTCAGGACGATCAGCGCCGCCACCAAGGCCGCCGGAGCCGGGGGAACGGTGGTCGTGCGCGGCGGCGTCTACCACGAGCAGGTCCTCATCTACCCCCACGACAGGCTGACCGTCGAGGCCTATCCCGGCGAGGCCGTGTGGCTCGACGGGTCCGAGCCCGTCTCCGGCTGGGTGAGGTCCGGGAGCGTGTGGGTGCGCAGCGGCTGGACCAGCTTCTTCGACGCCAGCCCCACCTACACGAAGGGCGCTCCGGACAGCACTGTCGAGAACTGGCAGTGGATCAACGCGAAGTACCCGATGGCCTCTCATCCCGACCAGATCTGGGTGGACGGCGCCGCGCTCACCCAGGTCGCCAGCCGCGACGCCGTGACCGCCGGAACCTTCTACGTCGACGAGTCCGCCGATCAGCTCGTGATGGGCACCGATCCGACGGGCCGGAAAGTGGAGGCGAGCACCCTGGCAGAGGCCATGTCCATCCGGTCGAAGGACAGCCTGATCCGGGGCATCGGCGTCCGCCGCTACGCCACCAGCGTTCCCATGATGGGCACCGTCTCCACCTACTTCTCCGGCGTCACCCTCGAGAACGTCACCATCGCCGACAACGCCACCACAGGCCTGTTCATCGGTGCGACAGGCGCTTCCCTCAAGAACGTCACCGTGCGCAACAACGGCCTGATGGGAATCGGCGGGAACAAGGCCGACGGGCTCACCGCACACTCCGTGCTGTCGGTCGGCAACAACTCCCAGCACTTCAACACCGCCCCGGTGTCAGGCGCGTTCAAGATCACCACCTCGCGCAACATCACGGTGACCGATAGCGCATTCATCAACAACAGCGGGAACGGCCCGTGGTTCGACGAGTCCGTCTACAACGTGACCTTCACCCACAATGATGTCGTCGGGAATCTGGGCACGGGCTTGGTCTTCGAGCTGTCGGATCGGATGATCGCCGCTGACAACACCTTCATCAACAACGGCGACGACGCCGTGGCGATCATGAACAGCGGGAATGCCACGATCTGGAACAACACGATCGCCGGCAACGGCGGAGGCATCGATATCACCCAGGATTCCCGCCGTGCCTCCGACCTGAGCCTGCCGGGCCACGACAAGCGTCAGCCCCTGCCCGATCCCACGGTCCCCTGGATCGTGACCAACGTGTCGGTCGCCAACAACGTCGTCTCCCAGAGCGCCGGGGAGTACCTGCTGCGGGTGGCCGACTGGTCGCGGGAGTTCACCGGTGGCCAGATGATCTCCCAGAGTGAGGGCAACCTGTTCCACCGCGCCTCGGCGACCACACCGACCTATGTGACCGTGTGGTCGCCCCAGGCCGGCGCGGGCAGCAAGGGGTACCCGACCTGGGACGCCTACCGGGCCGCCACCGGGCTGGACGCCTCATCCCTTCTGGTGACCGGCGCCTCGCCACTGACCTCGGCGTACCGGCTCACCTCCCAGTACGCGTCACGGGCGTCGTCCTCGCTTCCGGTCACCGCGGAGGTCGCCGCCGCGGCACCGCGCCTGACCGCAGGTGCGAGGGTGCTGGGGGCCTCGACCGGCGATTAG
- a CDS encoding glycosyltransferase, giving the protein MSANRPRVMQSFGRPRRTTNPYIVQLDQALASRPEIEHLRFSWRQALTTRIDVLHLHWPETLIEGSTWWKRLGKRMLLRTLLLKCRLTGTAIVRTAHNVEIPGDASRAEKGLLRRIEECADYRILLNPGTRLRWKSASTVIPHGHYADWFADVPRVDPDPDVLGFVGLVRHYKGVETLIDAFAQTAETAPKLRLRISGNPTGEALAAEISQRAAGDRRVELDLRYLPEADFATAIMRSAGVVLPYRFMHNSGSVLAVLSLNRPVLVPRNDVNEDLAREVGPGWIHMFDGELGPEDLLAFASAAAGVRGAPDLSRRGWERAGADHVAAYRAAVAEHRG; this is encoded by the coding sequence ATGTCAGCGAATCGCCCAAGAGTCATGCAGTCCTTCGGGAGGCCTCGCCGCACGACGAACCCGTACATCGTCCAGCTGGATCAGGCCTTGGCCTCGCGCCCCGAGATCGAACATCTGCGCTTCTCCTGGCGCCAGGCACTCACGACCCGGATCGACGTGCTGCATCTGCACTGGCCCGAGACACTCATTGAAGGGTCGACGTGGTGGAAGCGGCTCGGCAAGCGGATGCTGCTGCGGACGCTGCTGCTGAAATGCCGTCTCACCGGCACGGCGATCGTCCGGACTGCCCACAACGTCGAGATCCCCGGGGATGCGAGTCGCGCCGAGAAGGGGCTGCTGCGCCGCATCGAGGAGTGCGCCGACTACCGCATTCTCCTCAACCCCGGGACGAGACTCCGGTGGAAGTCGGCGTCGACGGTGATACCCCACGGGCACTACGCCGACTGGTTCGCCGACGTGCCCCGCGTCGACCCGGATCCCGATGTGCTGGGTTTCGTCGGCCTGGTGCGCCACTACAAGGGCGTCGAGACGCTCATCGATGCCTTCGCGCAGACAGCGGAGACCGCTCCGAAGCTGAGGCTGCGGATCTCCGGCAACCCGACCGGTGAGGCGCTGGCCGCCGAGATCAGTCAGAGGGCGGCGGGGGACCGGCGTGTCGAGCTGGACCTGAGATACCTGCCCGAAGCCGACTTCGCCACGGCGATCATGCGCAGCGCCGGCGTCGTGCTGCCGTACCGCTTCATGCACAACTCGGGATCCGTGCTGGCCGTCCTCTCGCTGAACCGGCCCGTACTGGTGCCGCGCAACGACGTCAACGAGGACCTGGCGCGCGAGGTGGGGCCGGGCTGGATCCACATGTTCGACGGGGAGCTCGGCCCCGAGGACCTCCTCGCGTTCGCGTCCGCCGCTGCAGGGGTGCGCGGCGCCCCGGATCTGTCACGACGCGGTTGGGAGCGGGCCGGGGCCGATCACGTCGCGGCATACCGTGCCGCCGTTGCCGAGCATCGGGGCTAA
- a CDS encoding CDP-alcohol phosphatidyltransferase family protein — protein sequence MNRPVGRILAAALNELHLTPNQVSAISAVFTAVGVVLLATVPASVWLGIVVWLLLALGYALDSADGQVARLRGGGSVAGEWLDHVIDAFKTVALPLCVAIGWFRFFPLEHDAWLLVPLALAIGTTGEFFAMILNDLLRARQGVPQAAQQGGSSLARSLAGLPTDYGVQCLAFVLWGFPGIFVIVYLLLAVAKFGYLVLALPTWFRRMKKL from the coding sequence GTGAACCGCCCAGTGGGCCGCATCCTCGCGGCGGCTCTCAACGAGCTGCACCTCACCCCGAACCAGGTGTCGGCGATCAGCGCCGTCTTCACCGCCGTCGGCGTCGTCCTGCTGGCCACCGTGCCCGCGTCGGTGTGGCTCGGCATCGTGGTGTGGTTGCTGCTGGCACTCGGCTACGCCCTGGACAGCGCCGACGGGCAGGTGGCCCGGCTGCGCGGCGGCGGATCGGTGGCCGGGGAGTGGCTCGATCACGTCATCGACGCCTTCAAGACCGTCGCCCTGCCGCTGTGCGTGGCGATCGGCTGGTTCCGGTTCTTCCCGCTGGAGCACGACGCCTGGCTGCTGGTACCGCTGGCGCTGGCCATCGGCACCACCGGCGAGTTCTTCGCGATGATCCTCAACGACCTGTTGCGGGCCCGCCAAGGGGTGCCTCAGGCCGCCCAGCAGGGCGGGTCGTCGTTGGCGCGGTCCCTTGCCGGGCTGCCCACCGACTACGGCGTCCAGTGCCTGGCCTTCGTCCTGTGGGGATTCCCGGGGATATTCGTGATCGTCTACCTGCTGCTGGCCGTCGCGAAGTTCGGCTACCTCGTGCTCGCCCTGCCCACCTGGTTCCGCAGGATGAAGAAGCTCTGA